In Choloepus didactylus isolate mChoDid1 chromosome X, mChoDid1.pri, whole genome shotgun sequence, a genomic segment contains:
- the TMSB15B gene encoding thymosin beta-15B — protein sequence MSDKPDLSEVEKFDRSKLKKTNTEEKNTLPSKETIQQEKESVQTS from the exons ATGAGTGATAAGCCAGACTTGTCTGAAGTGGAGAAGTTTGACAGGTCAAAACTGAAGAAAACtaatactgaagaaaaaaacacTCTCCCCTCGAAGGAAA ctaTCCAGCAGGAGAAAGAAAGTGTCCAAACATCGTAA